Proteins from one Calditrichota bacterium genomic window:
- a CDS encoding ATP-binding domain-containing protein — translation MLKIINLPPRGISEQTLKILVNYQRLNEISLFQAMERCRFIALLSETQRQPVIKFVEQLTLVREVSQNLTLPELADRILTAFGLKKFFKNDQKRQFFHEKLLSRIKKFDGNLADFLEAVTLHRETDDYDPRAEKVSLMTLHTAKGLEFSVVFIAGCEEDLIPFRRKNDETADAAEERRLFYVGMTRAKRQLILLHARSRYLFGEHRSAKPSRFLNDIERALKAFKQAEIKDKPKKKSSPDSGGQIELF, via the coding sequence TTGCTGAAAATTATCAATCTACCGCCGCGCGGTATCAGCGAGCAGACGTTGAAAATTCTGGTCAATTATCAGCGGCTGAATGAAATTTCACTTTTTCAGGCCATGGAGAGATGCCGGTTCATCGCTCTGCTGAGCGAAACGCAGCGCCAGCCGGTGATCAAATTTGTCGAGCAACTGACATTAGTTCGGGAGGTGAGTCAGAATTTGACGCTGCCGGAACTGGCGGATCGTATTTTGACGGCTTTTGGTTTGAAAAAATTTTTCAAAAATGACCAGAAGCGGCAATTTTTCCATGAAAAGCTATTGTCACGAATCAAAAAATTTGACGGAAATTTAGCCGATTTTTTGGAAGCGGTGACGCTGCACCGGGAGACCGACGATTACGATCCCCGGGCGGAGAAAGTGTCACTGATGACGCTGCACACCGCCAAAGGGCTGGAATTTTCCGTGGTTTTCATTGCCGGCTGCGAGGAAGATTTGATTCCGTTCCGGCGGAAAAATGATGAAACTGCCGATGCCGCCGAAGAACGGCGGCTGTTTTACGTGGGCATGACCCGGGCGAAAAGACAGTTGATTTTGCTCCACGCCCGCAGCCGATATTTGTTCGGCGAGCACCGGTCTGCCAAACCATCGCGCTTTTTGAACGACATCGAGCGGGCGCTGAAGGCGTTCAAGCAGG